From a single Bryobacter aggregatus MPL3 genomic region:
- a CDS encoding ROK family transcriptional regulator, protein MASRSVTHTPSPSRGVLRPKQVRGANSAVVLQLLRRANRMSRAELARRSSLSEGTVSRIVAGLLEQNLVTEEGAENSTGGRPATRLQLSDGPKAIGVEIQNWETRFAVATMRGTLSETTSARTPATPQQTVKLIAEHVKHYCATHGRKALHGIGVCARGIVNSRTGVVEMGNDPGWVHVPLREMLADATGLPVSVENDVRAAATAEYDYTTAGEHAPTCLLYVRVDEGVGVSSILNGELYAGRSMSAGEFGQMVIVDDGGNLRHDRPGCLEKLVSNTAVCDRYRAALGHGAATTSDSGAKVRRICQKALDGDAIAMQVVQDTARYLALGVVNVVWGLDPEVVVVSSTLNMAWPILHEAILGQFPDHADWPGFRGLSVQRSALADQGALVGAATLAFAPLFRPD, encoded by the coding sequence ATGGCAAGCCGCAGCGTGACGCACACTCCCTCTCCTAGCCGAGGCGTCTTGCGGCCGAAGCAAGTTCGTGGCGCCAATAGCGCAGTGGTGCTGCAGTTGCTCCGCCGGGCGAACCGGATGTCGCGCGCGGAACTGGCGCGGCGCAGCAGTCTTTCCGAAGGAACGGTGTCGCGCATTGTTGCAGGTCTGCTCGAGCAGAATCTGGTGACTGAAGAAGGCGCGGAAAACTCGACTGGCGGGCGTCCGGCGACGCGACTGCAGTTGTCTGATGGCCCGAAGGCCATTGGGGTCGAGATCCAGAACTGGGAGACTCGTTTCGCGGTGGCGACGATGCGCGGCACCTTGAGCGAGACAACCTCAGCCCGCACACCCGCCACACCGCAGCAAACGGTGAAGTTGATTGCAGAGCATGTGAAGCATTACTGCGCAACTCATGGACGCAAGGCATTGCATGGCATTGGCGTCTGCGCGCGTGGCATTGTCAATAGCAGGACGGGTGTGGTCGAGATGGGCAACGATCCGGGATGGGTCCATGTGCCGCTTCGCGAGATGCTGGCAGATGCTACGGGCCTGCCGGTTTCTGTCGAAAATGACGTCCGCGCTGCCGCAACGGCTGAGTATGATTACACGACGGCGGGTGAGCATGCGCCCACCTGTCTTCTGTATGTGCGTGTGGATGAGGGCGTGGGTGTGAGCTCGATTCTGAATGGCGAACTCTATGCGGGCCGTTCGATGAGCGCGGGTGAGTTTGGGCAGATGGTGATCGTTGACGATGGCGGCAACCTGCGGCATGACCGGCCGGGTTGTTTGGAGAAGCTGGTTTCCAATACAGCGGTCTGCGATCGCTACCGCGCCGCTCTTGGGCATGGAGCCGCCACCACTTCAGACAGCGGCGCGAAAGTGCGGCGCATCTGTCAAAAGGCGCTGGATGGCGATGCCATCGCGATGCAGGTGGTGCAAGATACGGCCCGCTACCTGGCGCTGGGCGTTGTCAATGTCGTTTGGGGGCTCGACCCGGAAGTGGTTGTGGTGAGCTCAACGTTGAACATGGCTTGGCCCATTCTGCATGAAGCGATTCTGGGACAGTTTCCCGATCATGCGGACTGGCCTGGTTTCCGTGGACTGAGCGTGCAACGCTCTGCTCTGGCAGATCAAGGCGCTCTGGTTGGGGCTGCCACACTTGCCTTTGCCCCGCTATTTCGTCCCGACTAA
- a CDS encoding DUF4910 domain-containing protein, which yields MPPFSRAAVLAVAVGGALLAQSSPLSTLSRTIFAAVNAERALETVVRVYANDRWFRFPKFQETAQYLQVRLDESGVQQLARGAAPADGHTQVGFWTMPLAWDVAHARLDLIGPERASLCDYQASPACLGMWSGATPAGGLDLELVDLETTDWKDVKGKLVLTHENSANLKSKLVQHGAAGALNGFSENPKLGDDRQWINAWGDYGWGFLKTSTPLLSFSATPRQVQHLQQLLAAGKVMVHADVSTRFYEGVYPWLTGLIPGTTEEEVLVLAHTAEQGAQDNATGVAASIEAMNTLQTLIASGTLPKPRRGIRILLMPEMYGSLHYIEAHRERMKRTIASITVDTPAASYELAGTEYTVYRAPHVGKAWTDALMPRIAKAVLPRQRPSHVAEHATGTDAYLSEPAIGVPNVWIYSGTGDVTHHNSADKPQTVDLRSMRDLVALVAEYLYYTASAGEKDVPWLANITLDAAMEDLRSVASRGLDAVGTGDARAASFSLSRLDYIADRNEDALRGLARLGASPAVLSPMLHKLKQFRDLQTSRLRDAGVHPYVRTANPAQFVVRRKRIGTIPLDDLAPEQREGFPSGAWDKVVTVALYWCDGKRTVGEAAYLTEMEMGRPLSFDFVSYFRFLERHGYVDIAN from the coding sequence ATGCCGCCATTTTCCCGGGCTGCCGTCCTCGCGGTTGCAGTGGGCGGAGCACTGCTTGCCCAATCCTCACCCCTGTCGACTTTGTCGCGCACAATCTTTGCGGCGGTGAATGCGGAGCGTGCACTCGAGACGGTAGTCCGGGTTTACGCCAACGACCGGTGGTTCCGCTTTCCGAAATTTCAGGAGACCGCGCAATACTTGCAGGTGCGTCTAGACGAGAGCGGAGTGCAGCAGTTGGCGAGAGGCGCCGCGCCTGCTGATGGTCATACACAAGTCGGTTTCTGGACGATGCCGCTGGCATGGGACGTGGCGCATGCGCGTCTGGATTTGATTGGTCCTGAGCGCGCTTCTCTTTGCGACTATCAGGCGAGCCCTGCCTGTCTTGGGATGTGGAGTGGGGCCACTCCGGCCGGAGGGCTGGATCTGGAACTGGTTGATCTCGAGACCACGGACTGGAAAGACGTCAAGGGCAAGCTCGTTCTGACCCACGAAAACTCGGCGAATCTCAAGTCGAAGCTTGTGCAGCATGGCGCGGCCGGCGCCTTGAATGGCTTTAGCGAAAATCCGAAACTGGGCGACGATCGCCAATGGATCAATGCCTGGGGCGATTATGGTTGGGGCTTTCTCAAGACCAGCACTCCTTTGCTTTCTTTCTCGGCAACGCCCCGTCAGGTGCAGCATCTGCAGCAACTTCTGGCCGCGGGCAAAGTGATGGTTCATGCCGATGTTTCCACGCGTTTCTATGAAGGTGTCTACCCTTGGCTGACTGGATTGATCCCTGGGACTACGGAGGAAGAAGTGCTTGTCCTGGCTCACACGGCGGAGCAGGGGGCCCAGGATAACGCAACCGGAGTTGCGGCCAGCATTGAAGCGATGAACACCTTACAGACGCTGATTGCGTCTGGGACCTTGCCGAAACCGCGGCGAGGGATTCGCATTTTGCTGATGCCGGAGATGTACGGTTCTCTGCATTACATTGAGGCGCATCGTGAGCGAATGAAGCGGACTATTGCGTCGATTACTGTGGATACTCCGGCCGCCTCCTATGAGCTGGCAGGCACCGAGTACACGGTCTATCGTGCCCCCCATGTGGGCAAGGCCTGGACTGATGCGTTGATGCCGCGGATTGCGAAGGCGGTGTTGCCCCGCCAGCGTCCTTCGCATGTGGCCGAGCATGCCACTGGTACCGATGCCTATCTGAGTGAGCCGGCGATCGGAGTTCCGAATGTATGGATCTACAGCGGCACGGGAGATGTGACTCATCACAACAGTGCCGACAAGCCGCAGACCGTGGATCTCCGCTCTATGCGAGACCTGGTGGCACTGGTGGCCGAGTATCTGTACTACACCGCTTCTGCTGGCGAGAAGGATGTGCCGTGGCTGGCGAACATTACGCTCGATGCGGCGATGGAGGATCTGCGCAGCGTGGCTTCGCGTGGTCTTGATGCAGTGGGCACAGGTGATGCTCGCGCTGCCTCTTTTTCGCTTTCACGTCTGGACTATATTGCGGATCGCAATGAAGATGCCTTGCGAGGGCTGGCCCGGCTCGGCGCATCGCCAGCGGTATTGTCGCCGATGCTCCACAAACTCAAGCAGTTTCGTGATCTACAGACTTCCCGTCTCCGCGATGCCGGGGTGCATCCGTATGTCAGGACTGCGAATCCAGCTCAGTTTGTGGTGCGCCGCAAGCGCATTGGCACGATTCCTTTGGACGATCTTGCCCCGGAACAGCGTGAGGGATTCCCTTCAGGTGCTTGGGACAAAGTTGTTACCGTTGCCCTCTACTGGTGCGACGGCAAGCGGACCGTTGGGGAAGCGGCCTATCTAACCGAGATGGAGATGGGGCGGCCACTCTCCTTTGATTTTGTTTCTTATTTCCGATTTCTGGAGCGTCACGGGTATGTGGACATTGCGAACTAG
- a CDS encoding sugar phosphate isomerase/epimerase family protein: MMSRRQLLAAAPAMAAFAQSAPTRFPLACMTLPYSAFPLERALTGIKSAGYQHIAWGVNHKERDGRTRPVLAVEAPASESAALAKRCRNLGLEPVMMFSTVNLEAPQALDAHLRRIEQAAAAKIPFLLTFGKTTAGEYQTFVNNLKRMAPAAAQAGVMVVIKQHGGNTATGADCARIVQEVGHDAVKVCYDAGNVLDYENHDPIADILTCWQDIRAFNIKDHRNTPKDEDCGPGFGEIDHYRLLAPVMKTGLSIPLTFENIFEPLLPRPTTPEEIDKLAQRAREYIETVLRGLAAA; this comes from the coding sequence ATGATGTCGCGACGTCAACTCCTCGCAGCCGCTCCAGCCATGGCCGCATTTGCCCAAAGCGCCCCCACCCGTTTCCCACTGGCCTGCATGACGCTGCCCTACTCCGCTTTCCCATTGGAGCGGGCGCTCACCGGCATCAAGAGCGCTGGCTATCAGCACATCGCCTGGGGCGTCAACCACAAAGAGCGTGACGGACGCACCCGGCCCGTATTGGCCGTCGAGGCGCCCGCATCGGAGTCGGCAGCCCTGGCCAAGCGTTGCCGCAATCTGGGACTCGAGCCGGTGATGATGTTCTCAACGGTGAATCTCGAAGCACCGCAGGCCCTCGACGCGCATCTACGCCGCATCGAGCAAGCCGCTGCGGCAAAGATCCCATTTCTGCTGACCTTTGGCAAGACGACAGCAGGCGAGTACCAGACCTTCGTCAACAATCTCAAGCGCATGGCCCCTGCGGCAGCCCAGGCGGGAGTGATGGTGGTGATCAAGCAGCACGGCGGCAACACTGCAACCGGAGCGGATTGCGCCCGCATCGTGCAAGAAGTCGGGCATGACGCAGTGAAGGTCTGCTACGACGCGGGCAATGTATTGGATTATGAGAATCACGATCCGATTGCCGATATCCTCACCTGCTGGCAGGACATCCGCGCCTTCAACATCAAGGACCACCGCAACACACCGAAGGACGAAGACTGCGGCCCTGGCTTTGGGGAAATTGACCATTACCGGCTGCTGGCCCCCGTCATGAAAACCGGCCTCAGCATCCCACTCACCTTCGAGAACATCTTTGAGCCGCTGCTTCCCCGCCCCACGACGCCGGAAGAGATCGACAAGCTGGCCCAACGTGCGCGCGAGTACATCGAAACGGTGCTGCGCGGTTTGGCAGCGGCTTGA
- a CDS encoding 3-keto-disaccharide hydrolase: MRILIVVAFCLSLCAKDGFVSLMPKHDLSEHWTVEGATPPEAWMLRDGVIATTGQPNGFLRSKKKYRNFILRADWRFQKGWKQKEGSDEEWPNAGFFIHAGPIQDGWPTSLEVQGYFGEVGSLFGVRGGKITGAKRGPFVKEGRPAFGEWDHYEITSQNGHIRVVLNGVLVNEGTGAWPEAGNVCLQSEGWPVYYRNVEIKELP; this comes from the coding sequence ATGAGAATACTGATCGTTGTCGCCTTCTGCCTCAGCCTCTGCGCGAAAGATGGCTTCGTTTCGCTCATGCCCAAACACGATCTCAGTGAGCACTGGACCGTCGAAGGCGCAACTCCTCCAGAAGCCTGGATGCTCCGGGATGGCGTCATCGCCACCACAGGGCAACCCAACGGATTCCTGCGCAGCAAGAAGAAGTATCGAAACTTCATTCTGCGAGCGGACTGGCGCTTTCAAAAAGGTTGGAAGCAGAAGGAAGGGAGCGACGAAGAATGGCCGAACGCCGGCTTCTTCATCCACGCTGGCCCGATCCAAGACGGCTGGCCCACCTCCCTTGAAGTACAAGGTTATTTCGGCGAAGTCGGGAGTCTGTTCGGGGTGCGCGGCGGCAAGATCACAGGAGCCAAACGCGGTCCTTTTGTCAAAGAGGGGCGTCCGGCATTTGGTGAATGGGACCACTACGAGATTACCTCGCAGAATGGCCATATTCGGGTCGTCCTCAATGGCGTCCTGGTGAACGAAGGCACTGGCGCCTGGCCCGAGGCCGGCAACGTCTGCCTGCAGTCGGAAGGTTGGCCGGTCTACTATCGCAACGTGGAGATCAAGGAACTGCCATGA
- a CDS encoding APC family permease produces MTGLKKSLGRKDLIIYGLAILTPTAVYAVYGVVQQVSRGHAVLSYLAAMVAMLFTAVSYGRMASAFPQAGSTYTYARKSLHPSIGFLAGWAMILDYVLIPLLSSIFVSLTAHRLMPEIPFAAWSFLFCAIITVTNVFGIEVTKRANEIMLAIMCVSAAWFVGAALFHGAPARADAIYNPATFALQPLMLGTGIATLSYLGFDAVSTLAEDTRDPRRDIAFATVMVCLLQTAICVAIAYLATLVWPAERPVADVETVILDISRLIGGQSLFGFNTFVVIVAGVASSLASLAGASRLLYGMGRDRVLPASIFAHLHPRYATPVRSVLLMGVLSFIGSLLISFQQVVELVNFGAFAGFVLVNCSVIAHYYLRRGHRSGLHFLTNLVFPAIGALVCIYIWLSLSKDAKTTGFLWLGIGVIYLAFLTKGFRKPLEKTWELPS; encoded by the coding sequence ATGACCGGCCTCAAGAAAAGCTTAGGCCGCAAAGATCTCATCATATACGGCCTGGCAATCCTCACCCCCACTGCGGTTTATGCCGTTTACGGCGTGGTGCAACAAGTCTCAAGAGGTCATGCGGTCCTCAGCTACCTGGCGGCAATGGTCGCAATGCTGTTCACCGCTGTGAGTTATGGCCGGATGGCCTCAGCCTTTCCCCAGGCAGGTTCCACTTATACCTATGCGCGAAAGTCGCTGCATCCTTCCATCGGCTTTCTCGCCGGCTGGGCCATGATTCTCGACTATGTGCTCATCCCGCTCCTGAGTTCGATCTTTGTTTCGCTCACCGCCCACCGGCTCATGCCAGAGATCCCCTTTGCCGCCTGGTCCTTTCTGTTCTGCGCGATCATCACCGTTACGAATGTCTTCGGCATTGAGGTCACCAAGCGGGCGAATGAAATCATGCTCGCCATCATGTGTGTCTCGGCAGCTTGGTTTGTGGGTGCAGCCCTATTCCATGGTGCGCCGGCACGCGCAGATGCGATCTACAATCCTGCTACTTTCGCGCTGCAGCCCTTGATGCTCGGCACCGGAATCGCGACGCTCTCCTATCTCGGCTTTGACGCCGTCTCGACGCTAGCCGAAGACACCCGAGATCCACGGCGTGACATCGCCTTTGCCACAGTGATGGTATGTCTCCTGCAAACCGCCATCTGTGTCGCCATTGCTTATCTCGCCACTCTCGTTTGGCCGGCAGAGCGCCCTGTCGCCGATGTTGAAACCGTGATCCTGGACATCAGCCGTCTCATTGGCGGCCAGTCTTTGTTTGGTTTCAATACCTTCGTCGTCATCGTCGCCGGAGTCGCGAGTTCGCTGGCCAGTCTGGCAGGCGCCTCGAGACTTCTCTATGGCATGGGGCGCGATCGAGTACTACCGGCCTCGATCTTTGCGCATCTGCACCCGCGCTATGCCACCCCAGTCCGTAGCGTCCTCCTCATGGGAGTCCTGTCCTTTATTGGTTCGCTGCTGATCAGCTTCCAGCAGGTCGTGGAACTGGTCAACTTTGGAGCATTCGCCGGCTTTGTTCTGGTCAACTGCAGCGTCATCGCGCATTACTATCTGCGCCGCGGACATCGCTCCGGCCTGCATTTTCTCACCAACCTCGTGTTCCCGGCCATTGGCGCATTGGTCTGTATCTACATTTGGCTGAGCTTGTCGAAGGACGCCAAGACAACGGGCTTTCTTTGGCTTGGAATTGGCGTAATCTATCTTGCCTTCCTGACGAAAGGCTTCCGGAAACCGCTCGAGAAAACATGGGAGTTGCCATCATGA
- a CDS encoding M20/M25/M40 family metallo-hydrolase, producing MKSVLERELASYVRQRADRLTAILSDLVRIPSENTAPTGAEQACQNYVAATLRAADWQPHSYSPLDAPGITEHPAYWPGRDYTERPNIAARRTGRGGGKSLILSGHIDTVPAGAASWAHSPFSAHIEGNRLYGRGAFDMKAGIAANLFVAEALTDLDLRLAGDLTIESVVDEEFGGVNGTLAGRLMGYRADAAVISEPSLQRICPAQRGGRTVQITFAAPNAGVLSAAAGANVAEQLRLFLNALPDFERQRKEQAPRHSMYRHLAHPVPVTVARIFTAAWGTSEPPNVPPLCRVELFWQTMPGEECSSIDHHFHNWFDAFLRAHAASFAIRPQLEHPIRWLPGSSLPSDAPLIGAFAASAQSVLGDTPQVCGIEGPCDMYIFHDFEIPTLLWGAKGANAHMADEYVELDSLIESTQVLLNFVCDWCGVAQ from the coding sequence ATGAAGTCTGTCCTCGAACGGGAGCTTGCCTCCTATGTCCGCCAGCGTGCCGATCGATTGACGGCGATCCTGAGTGACCTCGTTCGCATTCCCTCCGAGAACACCGCTCCCACCGGGGCTGAACAAGCCTGCCAGAACTATGTCGCCGCAACCTTGCGTGCCGCGGACTGGCAGCCCCATTCCTATTCCCCACTCGATGCGCCTGGGATCACAGAACATCCCGCCTATTGGCCGGGCCGCGACTACACCGAACGGCCCAACATTGCGGCGAGACGCACAGGCCGGGGAGGAGGCAAGTCGCTGATCCTGAGTGGACATATCGACACCGTTCCTGCAGGAGCCGCCTCCTGGGCGCACTCACCATTCAGCGCTCACATCGAGGGCAATCGACTCTACGGCCGCGGTGCGTTTGACATGAAAGCCGGGATCGCCGCAAACCTTTTTGTTGCGGAAGCACTGACAGACCTGGACCTCCGGCTGGCCGGGGATCTCACCATCGAATCCGTCGTCGACGAAGAGTTCGGAGGCGTCAACGGAACTCTGGCCGGACGGCTGATGGGCTATCGGGCCGATGCCGCCGTGATCTCCGAACCCAGCCTGCAGCGCATCTGTCCAGCACAGCGCGGAGGCCGCACGGTGCAAATCACATTTGCAGCGCCAAACGCGGGAGTGCTCTCCGCAGCAGCAGGGGCCAATGTTGCCGAGCAACTGCGGCTCTTCCTGAATGCCCTTCCGGACTTTGAACGACAACGGAAAGAACAAGCCCCCCGCCATTCGATGTACCGGCATCTCGCGCACCCGGTGCCCGTAACGGTGGCGCGAATCTTCACCGCAGCCTGGGGCACTTCAGAACCACCCAACGTACCGCCCCTGTGCCGGGTCGAGCTCTTCTGGCAGACCATGCCGGGTGAAGAGTGCTCCTCCATCGATCACCACTTTCACAATTGGTTCGACGCTTTCCTGCGCGCGCACGCAGCGTCATTCGCCATCCGTCCGCAGCTCGAGCATCCCATCCGCTGGCTTCCGGGCTCATCCTTGCCGAGCGATGCCCCATTGATTGGAGCTTTTGCGGCTTCCGCCCAATCGGTTCTGGGGGACACGCCGCAAGTATGTGGCATCGAAGGCCCCTGCGACATGTATATCTTTCATGACTTTGAGATCCCCACTCTGCTCTGGGGCGCGAAAGGAGCAAACGCTCATATGGCCGACGAATATGTGGAACTCGACTCGCTTATCGAATCCACCCAAGTCTTACTCAACTTTGTCTGCGACTGGTGCGGAGTAGCCCAATGA
- a CDS encoding glycoside hydrolase domain-containing protein, with product MRTSLLLLGVAACCAMEVRILPEHLRPDPFAGIVAVDQGMAATDLTEIRAARGGYVSAHLAVTGGPAVTVTPRSKLAVEIYREWFHRNQEDGRYYPDALIPYDATPAGLENRIAGQKVRAFWLDFWIAADTPVGVYPVQITVADGADTKLVKLTVRVLPEKIPSADVLTLDHNSYGSSWMFGQYPNTLPKGNEDALFAMIHSYHRVFYEHRGAFHQLGYGHAGKVGPEFAPELSGSGRNKRISSWDRFDRHYGPLLDGSAFRGTRRGAKPIPYAYLPINPEWPASFLWWGEPGYQVELTNVVSAMEKHFREKGWTSTYFELFFNHKKRYKGFSWDGDEVRFVADNDAVIAFRKMFDQAIPRDTPVRFVTRSDTSWSMEDQFERLHGTVNFWVAGEGMLSWYPGSVEKLKARGDQIWAYGGTPAVNKPSASITLNALRSWITGVQGFVRWQTVDPGPDPWFALEGGGETLVYPGDRFGIGAPLSSVRLKLQRNCMQDLARLEAKAGHGSRASVQEEVVQRFNGTTLKDWQNTRPAMASTPVLNWNNVSLEEAQQPFESRFATIRSDAWMRVRESLQ from the coding sequence TTGCGAACTAGTCTCCTCCTGCTCGGTGTGGCGGCTTGCTGTGCCATGGAGGTGCGGATTCTGCCGGAGCACTTGCGCCCGGATCCCTTTGCGGGGATCGTTGCGGTGGACCAGGGGATGGCCGCAACGGATCTGACGGAGATTCGCGCCGCGCGTGGGGGCTATGTTTCCGCGCATCTTGCGGTGACGGGAGGGCCTGCGGTGACGGTGACTCCGAGGTCCAAACTCGCCGTTGAAATCTATCGCGAATGGTTCCATCGCAATCAGGAAGATGGACGTTACTATCCCGATGCCTTGATTCCCTACGATGCGACACCGGCTGGACTTGAGAACCGGATCGCCGGGCAAAAAGTACGAGCCTTCTGGTTGGATTTCTGGATTGCTGCGGATACGCCCGTGGGTGTGTATCCGGTGCAGATTACGGTTGCTGATGGTGCGGATACGAAGCTGGTGAAGCTGACGGTGCGTGTATTGCCGGAGAAGATTCCCAGTGCCGATGTCCTGACCCTGGACCATAATTCTTACGGCAGTTCCTGGATGTTCGGTCAGTATCCCAATACGCTGCCGAAGGGGAACGAGGACGCGCTCTTTGCGATGATCCATTCCTATCACCGGGTCTTCTATGAGCATCGCGGCGCCTTCCATCAACTGGGTTACGGTCATGCGGGCAAGGTGGGACCGGAGTTTGCGCCCGAACTGAGCGGTTCTGGACGCAACAAACGTATCTCCAGTTGGGATCGTTTTGACCGCCACTATGGACCACTTCTTGATGGATCTGCTTTCCGGGGGACTCGCCGGGGAGCGAAGCCAATCCCTTATGCTTATTTGCCGATCAACCCGGAATGGCCGGCGTCCTTTCTTTGGTGGGGAGAGCCGGGCTATCAGGTGGAGCTGACCAACGTGGTTTCCGCGATGGAGAAGCACTTCCGCGAGAAGGGTTGGACTTCGACCTACTTTGAGTTGTTCTTCAACCACAAGAAACGCTACAAGGGATTCTCTTGGGATGGCGACGAGGTCCGCTTCGTCGCAGACAACGATGCGGTGATTGCGTTCCGCAAAATGTTTGATCAAGCGATTCCGCGGGATACGCCCGTTCGGTTTGTGACGCGCTCGGATACGAGCTGGAGCATGGAAGATCAGTTTGAGCGCTTGCACGGTACGGTGAACTTCTGGGTTGCCGGGGAGGGCATGTTGAGTTGGTACCCCGGTTCCGTGGAGAAGTTGAAGGCGCGCGGGGATCAGATCTGGGCCTACGGCGGTACGCCTGCGGTGAACAAGCCGTCGGCATCGATCACGCTCAATGCGCTGCGATCCTGGATCACCGGAGTGCAAGGATTTGTTCGCTGGCAGACTGTCGATCCCGGGCCAGACCCCTGGTTCGCCTTGGAGGGCGGCGGGGAAACTTTAGTGTATCCGGGGGATCGTTTCGGCATCGGAGCCCCACTCTCGAGTGTCCGGCTCAAGCTGCAGCGCAACTGCATGCAGGATTTGGCGCGGCTCGAAGCAAAGGCAGGCCACGGGTCGAGAGCCAGCGTGCAGGAAGAAGTGGTGCAACGCTTCAACGGAACGACACTTAAGGACTGGCAGAATACGCGTCCGGCAATGGCCTCGACACCGGTACTCAATTGGAACAACGTCTCGCTCGAAGAGGCACAGCAGCCTTTTGAATCGCGCTTTGCCACGATTCGTTCTGATGCCTGGATGCGCGTGCGGGAGTCCTTGCAATGA
- a CDS encoding alpha/beta hydrolase: MISALLLPILLLGVEAPSFQDATYSSRVFAGERNYRVFLPAGYQQSQKRYPVIYYFHGHSDRYTLEAYDKGQDTVPKIAKFVKDHDAIVVAPDGFVAKHYTSFYAGTPYDVSEQGGDFDFGEAFQELIAHIDGKYRTQTGRRYRATSGLSMGGFMSLWLSARYPELVGSASAFNPGPEFFLGESGRRSLWRPKDHVALHESASVRLVRASGDYISQYHEETRAAYARTPSVDFEFRQDEYHRHWATSIGETFEFHLRAFNDPRRDQLADHWTYTSPYRSFEVRGYQVSTDIREAALVSIEDATADGFRLRTRRWAPDGPAASCRAVTVTTAPLYVAGKTYGVSELSIASGAIRRNEIKASAEGRLTIRTGCDGSQIHIQGNELIVLPEIRRFVAGEPVQLKVRIWNPGASRTLSAELRSEYPTVKIEQGVVAATVDGTATLIFPVVFNSGSSEWAHARLHLKVDDKVSPIDVEIAPDGLTEPIEMRVLDGRTQSFHVFRQKGNQGGGGPVTRTVTEGSGNGDGILQPGERATIWLKLPAGIDGLDRGNWCRAKVYSDSPWLTEVADIQEQKQLEWTGAKNRTSLIEVAGSTPSNVEIPLILDCESWTYHFTPDLRYGSEALYQAFQIHKHHLFRSTWSGRKPAF; this comes from the coding sequence GTGATCTCTGCGCTCCTGTTGCCGATCTTGTTGCTGGGAGTGGAGGCGCCTTCGTTTCAGGATGCGACTTATTCCTCGCGGGTCTTTGCCGGGGAGCGCAACTATCGCGTGTTTCTGCCTGCTGGATATCAGCAATCGCAAAAGCGCTATCCCGTCATTTACTACTTCCATGGTCACAGCGATCGGTACACGCTAGAGGCCTATGACAAGGGCCAAGATACGGTTCCGAAGATCGCGAAGTTTGTCAAAGATCACGATGCCATTGTGGTTGCGCCGGATGGCTTTGTCGCCAAGCACTACACGTCTTTTTACGCTGGAACGCCTTATGACGTAAGCGAACAGGGTGGAGACTTCGACTTTGGGGAAGCCTTCCAGGAACTCATCGCACATATCGATGGGAAGTATCGGACGCAAACGGGGCGGCGCTATCGTGCTACTTCCGGCTTGAGCATGGGCGGTTTTATGAGCTTATGGCTCAGCGCTCGCTATCCGGAACTGGTTGGGAGCGCATCTGCTTTTAATCCAGGCCCCGAGTTCTTTCTGGGTGAGTCCGGACGCCGCTCGCTCTGGCGTCCCAAGGATCATGTCGCATTGCATGAGTCCGCAAGCGTGCGCCTGGTACGTGCCTCTGGCGATTACATCAGCCAGTATCACGAGGAAACGAGAGCCGCCTATGCGAGAACTCCCTCTGTCGACTTCGAGTTCCGCCAGGACGAATACCACCGGCACTGGGCCACTTCGATTGGAGAGACCTTCGAGTTTCACCTGCGCGCTTTCAACGATCCACGCCGCGATCAGCTAGCCGATCACTGGACTTACACGAGCCCTTATCGCAGTTTTGAAGTTCGTGGTTATCAGGTGTCGACGGACATTCGAGAGGCTGCCCTGGTATCGATCGAAGACGCGACTGCCGATGGTTTCCGGTTGCGAACCCGCCGTTGGGCGCCCGACGGCCCTGCGGCCTCCTGTCGTGCGGTGACGGTCACGACAGCCCCGCTCTATGTTGCTGGCAAGACCTATGGGGTTTCAGAACTATCCATTGCCAGCGGCGCAATCCGGCGCAATGAAATCAAGGCCAGCGCGGAGGGTCGGCTCACCATCCGGACCGGTTGTGATGGGAGCCAGATTCATATCCAAGGGAATGAGCTGATTGTTCTACCGGAGATACGTCGCTTTGTCGCTGGTGAGCCTGTTCAACTGAAAGTCCGGATCTGGAATCCGGGCGCATCCCGGACACTCAGCGCGGAACTGCGCTCTGAGTATCCGACCGTCAAGATCGAGCAGGGCGTGGTTGCGGCAACCGTGGACGGCACGGCCACGTTGATCTTTCCTGTGGTCTTCAACTCCGGTTCCAGCGAATGGGCGCATGCCCGTCTGCACCTGAAAGTTGATGACAAGGTCTCTCCGATCGATGTCGAGATCGCTCCCGATGGGCTGACTGAGCCGATTGAGATGCGGGTTCTTGATGGCCGTACACAAAGCTTTCATGTCTTTCGGCAAAAAGGTAATCAGGGGGGCGGTGGGCCTGTGACACGTACGGTGACAGAAGGCTCAGGCAATGGTGATGGCATCCTCCAACCGGGGGAACGCGCGACCATCTGGCTGAAACTGCCTGCAGGCATCGATGGCCTGGACCGTGGCAACTGGTGCCGCGCCAAGGTCTATAGCGATTCCCCTTGGTTGACGGAAGTCGCAGACATTCAGGAGCAGAAGCAACTCGAATGGACAGGTGCGAAGAATCGGACCAGCCTCATCGAAGTTGCAGGCAGTACACCCAGCAATGTCGAAATCCCGCTGATTCTCGATTGCGAATCCTGGACTTATCACTTTACGCCTGATCTTCGCTATGGAAGTGAAGCTCTCTATCAGGCGTTTCAAATTCACAAGCATCATCTGTTCCGCTCCACGTGGAGTGGAAGAAAACCAGCTTTCTAA